Proteins encoded within one genomic window of Candidatus Thiodiazotropha endoloripes:
- a CDS encoding DUF2946 family protein — protein MRTALLTILILNLLISQGIWLDHLYHGHDHDHDHDHDQEEICEICYSAHGHGLSTSPSFPVTLPDWHSISVVRLLSTTCSNHWVNSQLIRAPPYTG, from the coding sequence ATGCGTACAGCCTTGCTGACAATCCTGATCCTCAATCTCCTGATCTCTCAAGGGATATGGCTTGATCACCTTTACCACGGTCACGACCACGACCACGACCACGACCACGACCAGGAGGAGATTTGCGAAATCTGCTACTCGGCCCATGGCCATGGTCTCAGCACATCACCAAGCTTTCCCGTGACGCTGCCGGATTGGCATTCGATTTCCGTCGTTCGCCTTTTATCCACAACTTGCTCAAACCACTGGGTAAACTCCCAGCTGATCAGAGCCCCTCCATACACTGGTTGA
- a CDS encoding metal ABC transporter permease gives MNWQLLDPELLLPAFLAGLLVASTHVPLGRQVLQRGIIFLDLAVAQTAAMGLIAAYSFGWEPGGWQVQLIAVMAAVSASLLLHITEQRWGEIQEALIGTLFVLTSSGSILLLAANPHGGEHLKEMLVGQILWVDYQQLLPVALLYAVVLLLWYGLQQRSSSLLFYLLFAIAITASVQLIGVYLVFATLIMPALALRRAGRWGDGIGYLIAAFGYGLGLIAAALLDMPAGAMIVYTLAVTTLVAGWLVRKREHSFDS, from the coding sequence ATGAACTGGCAGTTGTTGGATCCGGAACTGCTGCTGCCTGCCTTCCTGGCCGGTCTGCTGGTGGCATCGACCCATGTGCCCTTAGGTCGGCAGGTATTGCAGCGGGGAATCATCTTTCTCGATCTGGCTGTCGCCCAGACCGCCGCCATGGGTCTGATTGCCGCTTACAGTTTCGGCTGGGAGCCGGGTGGCTGGCAGGTTCAGCTGATTGCGGTCATGGCTGCGGTCAGCGCCTCACTGCTGCTGCATATTACAGAGCAGCGCTGGGGGGAGATCCAGGAGGCCCTGATCGGAACCCTGTTTGTGCTCACTTCGAGCGGCAGTATTCTGCTGCTGGCGGCCAACCCGCACGGTGGTGAACATCTGAAAGAGATGCTGGTGGGTCAGATCCTCTGGGTCGACTACCAACAACTGCTTCCTGTGGCATTGCTCTATGCGGTGGTGCTTTTGCTCTGGTACGGATTGCAACAGCGCTCTTCGTCGCTGCTCTTCTACCTGCTGTTTGCCATCGCCATCACCGCTTCCGTACAGCTGATCGGTGTCTATCTGGTCTTTGCAACCTTGATCATGCCGGCGCTTGCGCTCAGACGGGCAGGCCGTTGGGGGGATGGTATAGGCTATCTGATTGCCGCATTCGGTTATGGCTTGGGCTTGATCGCGGCGGCACTGCTCGATATGCCGGCCGGGGCGATGATCGTCTACACGCTGGCAGTCACGACATTGGTGGCGGGTTGGCTGGTCAGAAAAAGGGAACACTCCTTTGACTCCTAA
- a CDS encoding zinc ABC transporter substrate-binding protein, translating into MTHRSSKPIALLLFITTLLFCGSGSAAPKVVVSILPIHSLVSGLMSGIGEPYLLLKGNQSPHTMTLKPSDVRAISQADLLVWVGESLESPLNRVIDNHSGSESIISLLTIPNLHLLPVRHDLDWSRHDHSEHHEEAHSDDEMEWDNHIWLSPENARTIVQYLAQVLIRLDTDHTAEYRTNQQKLLQRIDRDEMAFHATISAVKDRPFIVFHDAYHYLEDHFGLNAVGSVSISPERQSGAKHIHKLQQKIRRLEAICVFSEPQFQPKLVDTLTSGTEANAGILDPLGMALTPGPEAYFQLLNGLADNLATCLGGAL; encoded by the coding sequence ATGACTCACAGAAGTTCCAAACCAATCGCTCTACTGCTCTTCATCACAACCCTACTGTTCTGCGGTTCCGGTTCGGCCGCGCCCAAAGTTGTGGTCAGCATTCTACCGATACACTCACTGGTCTCCGGCCTGATGAGCGGTATCGGAGAACCCTATCTGCTGCTGAAAGGCAATCAGTCACCACACACCATGACACTCAAACCATCGGATGTCCGGGCAATCAGCCAGGCCGATCTTTTGGTCTGGGTCGGCGAATCTTTGGAGTCCCCACTCAACAGGGTGATAGACAATCACTCCGGCTCAGAGAGCATCATAAGCCTGCTTACAATCCCCAACCTGCACTTACTGCCGGTACGCCATGATCTGGACTGGTCGCGACATGACCATTCAGAACACCATGAAGAGGCTCATTCAGATGATGAGATGGAGTGGGACAACCACATCTGGTTGTCACCGGAAAATGCCCGCACAATCGTTCAATACCTCGCCCAGGTGTTGATCAGACTCGATACCGACCATACAGCAGAGTACCGAACCAACCAGCAAAAACTGCTGCAGCGAATCGATCGAGATGAGATGGCGTTCCATGCCACGATATCGGCCGTTAAAGATCGTCCATTTATCGTTTTCCATGATGCCTACCATTATCTCGAGGATCATTTTGGTCTGAATGCCGTAGGTTCCGTCAGCATCAGTCCGGAACGCCAGAGTGGCGCAAAACACATCCATAAACTGCAGCAGAAAATCCGCCGGCTGGAAGCCATCTGTGTCTTCAGCGAACCTCAGTTCCAACCCAAACTGGTGGATACCCTGACATCCGGTACTGAGGCGAATGCCGGCATACTGGATCCTCTGGGGATGGCACTCACCCCCGGGCCAGAGGCCTATTTTCAGCTGCTGAATGGCTTGGCTGACAACCTTGCTACCTGTCTCGGCGGTGCCTTATGA
- a CDS encoding Fur family transcriptional regulator: protein MKPNNPAFPSADHDHNSCVSNALKNAEAYCLQQGLRLTKLRHQVLELIWANHQPVGAYELLEQLTQKGRRAAPPTVYRALDFLMENGLVHRISSRNAYVGCSHTGHDHTAQFLICETCGQVAELDDARIGSVIAKDADQLGFTVAQWTLEISGICDQCNQGTADE from the coding sequence ATGAAACCGAACAACCCAGCCTTTCCAAGCGCTGACCACGACCACAATAGCTGTGTCTCAAACGCACTGAAAAATGCTGAAGCCTACTGTCTACAACAGGGATTGCGTCTGACCAAACTGCGTCATCAGGTTCTGGAGTTGATCTGGGCCAACCATCAACCGGTTGGCGCCTACGAACTGCTGGAACAGTTGACCCAAAAGGGCCGCAGAGCAGCCCCACCGACCGTCTATCGGGCTTTGGATTTCCTCATGGAGAACGGCCTGGTACACCGCATCAGCTCACGTAACGCCTATGTGGGCTGCAGCCATACCGGTCATGATCACACCGCACAGTTTCTGATTTGCGAGACCTGTGGACAGGTGGCGGAACTGGATGATGCCCGGATCGGTTCCGTCATCGCGAAAGATGCCGACCAGCTCGGTTTCACCGTAGCGCAATGGACGCTGGAGATCAGCGGCATCTGCGACCAGTGTAACCAGGGCACAGCCGATGAGTAG
- a CDS encoding metal ABC transporter substrate-binding protein, protein MLSRLSLLLSVIGMMLAQSANAGLNVFACEPEWASLAEALGGDQVRVTSATTARQDPHHIEARPSLIAKLRRADLLICSGAELEVGWLPMLQRKAGNRQVLTGQRGYFEAAMLVDRLDVPEVLDRSMGDLHASGNPHVHLDPHRLLTIAMALSERLIELDPENGALYEQRRNDFNQRWQNSIEAWEQSAAPLKGLRVVVHHMDWSYLFDWLQMVNAGALEPKPGLPASASNLTSLKQEMEQNPAAAILYTHYQSPKAAKRFSQLSGIEVVELPYTVGGAAEVTDLFSLYDVTLKRLLKLVQ, encoded by the coding sequence ATGTTGAGCAGATTATCGCTGTTGCTGTCGGTGATCGGCATGATGCTCGCCCAATCGGCCAACGCCGGTCTGAATGTGTTTGCCTGTGAGCCCGAATGGGCCTCACTGGCGGAGGCTCTGGGTGGGGATCAGGTCAGAGTCACATCGGCCACGACCGCCCGGCAGGATCCCCACCACATTGAAGCGCGCCCCAGCCTGATCGCCAAGCTGCGCCGTGCGGACCTGCTGATCTGCAGTGGGGCGGAACTGGAGGTCGGCTGGTTACCCATGCTGCAACGGAAAGCGGGTAACCGACAGGTATTGACCGGACAGAGGGGCTATTTCGAGGCGGCCATGTTGGTGGATCGCCTGGATGTGCCTGAAGTCCTGGATCGTTCCATGGGGGATCTGCACGCTTCGGGAAATCCCCATGTGCATCTCGATCCCCACAGGCTGTTGACCATCGCCATGGCGTTGAGTGAGCGGTTGATCGAGCTGGATCCTGAAAATGGTGCCTTGTATGAACAGCGGCGGAATGATTTTAACCAGCGCTGGCAGAACTCGATCGAGGCTTGGGAGCAGTCCGCTGCGCCACTGAAAGGTCTCAGAGTGGTGGTCCATCATATGGATTGGAGCTATCTTTTCGATTGGCTGCAGATGGTCAATGCGGGTGCACTGGAGCCGAAACCGGGACTGCCGGCCAGTGCCAGCAACCTGACCAGTTTGAAGCAGGAGATGGAGCAGAATCCTGCCGCCGCCATCCTTTATACCCACTATCAGAGTCCGAAAGCGGCCAAACGCTTCTCTCAACTGAGTGGCATCGAGGTGGTGGAGCTGCCCTATACGGTAGGTGGTGCAGCGGAAGTGACCGATCTGTTTTCCCTCTACGACGTCACTCTCAAACGCCTGCTGAAGCTGGTGCAATGA
- the znuC gene encoding zinc ABC transporter ATP-binding protein ZnuC, which produces MSSQHETLIEAKTVSISHRGRAVLQNVNMAVRRGEIVTLIGPNGAGKTTLVRVMLGLLKADSGEVARLPGLCIGYMPQHLTLSENMPLTVMRFLAMAGNKSKLSMQDVLQELDIEQLADYPMQRLSGGEHQRVLLARALLRQPDLLVLDEPVQGVDVTGQAALYNLITRIRDRFNCGVLMISHDLHLVMANTDQVLCLNNHVCCSGHPDSVSQHPAYLELFGTAVQAELAIYTHHHDHTHDIHGNVESHHQEHDHG; this is translated from the coding sequence ATGAGTAGCCAGCATGAGACGCTGATTGAAGCGAAAACCGTTAGCATCTCTCATCGGGGAAGAGCGGTACTGCAGAATGTGAACATGGCTGTGCGACGTGGGGAGATTGTCACACTGATCGGACCCAATGGCGCTGGCAAGACCACCTTGGTGCGGGTGATGCTGGGCCTGCTCAAAGCAGACAGCGGCGAAGTCGCCCGACTGCCTGGACTCTGCATCGGCTACATGCCGCAACATCTGACCCTGTCGGAGAATATGCCGCTGACCGTAATGCGCTTTCTCGCAATGGCCGGCAATAAAAGCAAACTCAGCATGCAGGATGTTCTGCAGGAGTTGGATATTGAGCAACTCGCCGATTACCCCATGCAGCGACTCTCCGGGGGTGAACATCAACGGGTATTGCTGGCCCGCGCCCTGTTGCGGCAACCGGATCTGCTGGTGCTGGACGAACCGGTTCAGGGTGTGGATGTCACCGGACAGGCCGCTCTCTACAACCTGATCACCCGTATCCGCGATCGTTTCAACTGTGGCGTTTTGATGATCTCCCATGATCTTCACCTGGTGATGGCGAATACCGACCAGGTGCTTTGTCTCAACAACCATGTCTGCTGTTCCGGACATCCGGACAGCGTCAGTCAGCACCCCGCCTATCTGGAACTATTCGGTACAGCCGTCCAGGCCGAGCTGGCGATCTATACCCATCATCATGACCACACTCATGACATTCATGGCAATGTGGAGTCCCATCACCAGGAGCATGATCATGGATGA